The Halobacillus amylolyticus nucleotide sequence GCTCTACGAAAATTGTACCGCGATCCTCGAGGTTCATAATACCATAGGTAGAAGACTTCCCTTTATCAAGAGAAACAAGGACTCCCTGACGACGACCGCCCACTTGCCCTTTCGTTAGTGGAGCGTAGCCATCAAACGTATGGTTCAGAATTCCGTACCCACGAGTTTGCGTCATAAATTCAGTAGAATACCCGATTAAACCACGAGAAGGAACGAGGAATTCAAGGCGAACCTGCCCGTTTCCATCGTTGACCATATCCTGCATTTCACCTTTACGGATTCCAATTGACTCCATAACAGCACCTTGATAATCTTCTGGCGTATCGATTTGAACACGTTCCATCGGCTCACAAGTTACCCCATCAATTTCTTTCAAAATAACTTTAGGCTTGGAGAGCTGAAGCTCAAAACCTTCACGACGCATATTTTCCACAAGAATCGATAAGTGTAATTCCCCACGACCTGATACAGTAAAGGCATCAGGAGAATCTGTTGGTTCAACACGCAAGCTTACATCAGTTTCCAGCTGTGTCAACAAACGTTCTTCAATTTGACGGGAAGTTACATACTTGCCTTCGCGGCCTGCAAATGGGCTGTTGTTCACGAGGAACGTCATTTGAAGGGTTGGTTCATCAATACGTGGAATTTCCATTGCTTCTTGGTGGGTTGTTGGACATACCGTTTCTCCAACGTTAATGTCTTCCATACCAGCAAGAGCAATAATATCTCCAGCTCTAGCTTCTTCAATCTCGATACGCTTCAAACCAATGAAGCCGAACAGCTTAGACACGCGGAAATTCTTTACGGATCCATCCTTCTTCATAAGTGACACTTGCTGTCCTACTTTAATACTCCCTCGGAACACACGCCCTACTCCTATACGTCCAAGGTAATCGTTATAATCAAGGAGCGTAACTTGGAACTGTAGCGGGTCATCCTGTGAATCGACAGGGGCAGGAATGTTATTCATAATCAGCTTAAAGATCGGGTCCATTGTTTCGTTCTGATCTTCAGGCTCATCCCCAGATGTACCGTTCAATGCGGACGCATAAACAACCGGGAATTCAAGCTGTTCATCATCTGCGCCGAGTTCGATAAATAGGTCAAGCACTTCATCGACCACTTCCTGAGGACGTGCATTCGGACGGTCAATTTTGTTCAAGACAACGACTGGTGTTAGTTTTTGTTCCAGCGCTTTTTTAA carries:
- the typA gene encoding translational GTPase TypA produces the protein MQHRNDIRNIAIIAHVDHGKTTLVDQMLRYSGTFRENEHVDDRAMDSNDLEKERGITILAKNTAINYNDARINILDTPGHADFGGEVERILKMVDGVLLVVDAYEGCMPQTRFVLKKALEQKLTPVVVLNKIDRPNARPQEVVDEVLDLFIELGADDEQLEFPVVYASALNGTSGDEPEDQNETMDPIFKLIMNNIPAPVDSQDDPLQFQVTLLDYNDYLGRIGVGRVFRGSIKVGQQVSLMKKDGSVKNFRVSKLFGFIGLKRIEIEEARAGDIIALAGMEDINVGETVCPTTHQEAMEIPRIDEPTLQMTFLVNNSPFAGREGKYVTSRQIEERLLTQLETDVSLRVEPTDSPDAFTVSGRGELHLSILVENMRREGFELQLSKPKVILKEIDGVTCEPMERVQIDTPEDYQGAVMESIGIRKGEMQDMVNDGNGQVRLEFLVPSRGLIGYSTEFMTQTRGYGILNHTFDGYAPLTKGQVGGRRQGVLVSLDKGKSSTYGIMNLEDRGTIFVEPGTEVYEGMIVGEHNRENDLTVNITKEKHLTNVRSANKDTTSTIKKTRQLTLEEAIEYLDDDEYCEVTPEAVRLRKKYLNKNEREKMAKKKKLQNAEI